In the Lottiidibacillus patelloidae genome, one interval contains:
- a CDS encoding MYG1 family protein: protein MTKKKVVTHHGTFHADEVVAIAVLEEMFGEVDIVRTRDEKLFEGADFVVDVGGGKFDHHTNDKEYRDNKIPYASAGLIWREFGRDLIRMHGVEEEKEIDNIYGAIDSSFMQGLDAIDNGVRFHQEIPIPDLSMIIKSFNPNWNSEDNEEECFREALKLAKTVFRNVFQGQLSVYDAKKFIKDAYQNRKQKKLLILEQSSPWQQALMEIDKKEEVLFVIFPDNRNGYRIQAVRKQPHSFEARKDLPESWAGLDGAELNAVIDIDDAIFCHPARFIAGAESFESIMKMANIAINE from the coding sequence ATGACAAAGAAAAAAGTAGTAACACACCACGGAACATTTCACGCCGATGAAGTAGTAGCAATTGCCGTACTAGAAGAGATGTTTGGAGAAGTAGATATCGTCCGAACTAGAGATGAAAAGCTTTTTGAAGGAGCAGACTTTGTCGTAGATGTTGGTGGAGGAAAGTTTGACCATCATACAAATGATAAAGAATACCGTGACAATAAAATTCCTTATGCATCCGCAGGACTTATTTGGCGCGAATTTGGCAGAGACTTAATCCGCATGCATGGGGTGGAAGAAGAAAAAGAAATTGATAATATATACGGGGCAATTGACTCCTCCTTTATGCAAGGACTAGATGCAATTGATAATGGCGTTCGCTTCCACCAAGAAATTCCTATTCCTGATCTTTCCATGATCATTAAATCATTCAATCCAAATTGGAATTCTGAAGATAATGAAGAAGAATGTTTCCGGGAAGCATTAAAGTTAGCAAAAACTGTATTCCGTAATGTTTTTCAAGGTCAATTGTCGGTATATGATGCGAAGAAATTTATTAAAGATGCTTATCAGAATAGAAAGCAAAAAAAATTGTTAATTTTAGAACAATCAAGCCCATGGCAACAAGCGTTAATGGAAATTGATAAAAAAGAGGAAGTTTTATTCGTAATTTTCCCAGATAATCGTAATGGCTATCGAATCCAAGCAGTGCGCAAACAGCCTCATTCCTTTGAAGCGAGAAAAGATTTACCAGAAAGTTGGGCTGGCTTAGATGGTGCTGAATTAAATGCAGTCATTGATATTGACGACGCAATTTTTTGCCATCCAGCACGCTTTATTGCAGGTGCCGAAAGCTTTGAATCAATTATGAAAATGGCAAATATCGCAATTAATGAATAA
- a CDS encoding class I SAM-dependent methyltransferase, whose protein sequence is MEEQLKNQLKESYNKVAKIRDKSPIQQWKINEMNLFVNELADLGQTKLLDLGAGPGLQSLYFQQLNIQVTAIDLSSEMVRLCKEKGISAHEMDLSNLQFENGTFDAVWSMNSLLHVPKKSLRPILKT, encoded by the coding sequence GTGGAGGAGCAATTAAAGAATCAATTAAAAGAAAGTTATAATAAGGTAGCAAAAATAAGGGATAAGTCACCTATTCAGCAGTGGAAAATAAATGAGATGAATTTATTTGTAAATGAATTAGCTGATTTAGGACAAACTAAATTGCTCGACCTCGGTGCAGGTCCAGGGTTGCAAAGTCTTTATTTTCAGCAACTAAATATTCAGGTTACAGCTATTGATCTATCCTCAGAAATGGTAAGGTTATGTAAAGAAAAAGGAATTTCTGCACATGAAATGGATTTATCTAATTTGCAATTTGAAAATGGTACTTTCGACGCTGTCTGGTCAATGAATTCACTATTGCACGTTCCGAAGAAAAGTTTGCGTCCGATATTAAAAACGTAG
- a CDS encoding alpha/beta hydrolase family protein: MFSNLIEQLQKYPSPHPMIDVYLVTYRSQGLKVKGFLAVPQVEHKLPAIVYLRGGIKNVGMVRLARVIEFAAQGFVVFAPFYRGNKGGEGREDFAGEDVWDAVHAYEILQECPVVSPYHIHLFGFSRGGVMALLTATKVKNPCSVVTWGGVSDMKLTYEERIDLRKMMKRVIGGTPAKVPLEYERRTALLKVKQLNCPILIVHGKHDLQVSVEHALRLEKALQNEKKQFDSWIFEEYGHHIPLEKKREITKNVTKWMKMQ, encoded by the coding sequence ATATTCAGCAATTTAATAGAACAATTACAAAAGTATCCTTCACCTCATCCAATGATCGATGTTTACCTCGTTACGTATCGAAGTCAAGGCTTAAAAGTAAAAGGATTTTTAGCAGTTCCACAAGTAGAACATAAGCTTCCAGCTATCGTATATTTACGTGGTGGTATTAAAAATGTCGGGATGGTTAGATTAGCAAGGGTAATTGAATTTGCTGCACAAGGGTTTGTCGTTTTCGCTCCATTTTACAGAGGGAATAAAGGAGGCGAAGGGCGAGAGGACTTTGCAGGTGAGGATGTGTGGGACGCAGTTCATGCCTATGAAATTTTGCAAGAGTGCCCGGTCGTTTCACCATATCATATTCATTTATTTGGTTTTTCGCGCGGTGGTGTTATGGCACTTCTTACAGCTACGAAAGTCAAAAACCCTTGTTCTGTTGTAACTTGGGGCGGAGTCTCTGATATGAAGTTAACATATGAAGAGCGAATTGATTTAAGGAAAATGATGAAGCGTGTGATTGGTGGGACACCGGCAAAAGTACCTTTGGAATACGAAAGAAGAACGGCATTACTTAAAGTGAAGCAACTGAATTGTCCAATTTTAATCGTTCACGGTAAGCATGATTTACAAGTTTCTGTCGAACATGCATTACGCCTTGAAAAAGCATTACAGAATGAAAAGAAGCAATTTGATAGCTGGATTTTTGAAGAGTACGGGCATCACATCCCATTAGAAAAAAAGCGAGAGATAACAAAAAACGTAACAAAATGGATGAAAATGCAATAA
- a CDS encoding ABC transporter substrate-binding protein, which produces MAIKLAATLLLILPLLLTACSKEETQKIRVAEVTRSIFYAPFYVALENGYFEEEGLEIDLKTTWGGDKTMTALLSDGADVALVGSETTIYVYAQGAKDPVINFAQLTQTDGTFLVSREKIDNFSWDDLKGSTFLGMRKGGMPQMVGEFVLRKHGIDPHNDMTLIQNIEYANVPNAFASGTGDFVQLFEPVASMFEEQGIGHIVASFGEESGHVPYTVFMAKQSYLTDNEEAMKKFTKAIYKAQKWVESHSAEEIAKVIAPYFEDTELSLIETVTANYKNQGSFATDPILDEEEWENLQNIMDQSGELPKQVDYKTLVNTKIAKEVMKK; this is translated from the coding sequence ATTGCAATAAAGTTAGCTGCAACACTTCTTCTCATTTTACCATTACTATTAACGGCTTGTTCAAAAGAAGAAACACAAAAAATTAGAGTTGCTGAAGTAACTAGGTCTATTTTTTATGCGCCTTTTTATGTTGCTTTAGAAAATGGCTACTTTGAGGAAGAAGGATTAGAGATTGATTTAAAGACAACTTGGGGCGGAGACAAAACGATGACTGCCTTACTTTCCGATGGAGCTGATGTAGCTTTAGTTGGTTCAGAAACAACGATTTACGTCTATGCCCAAGGTGCAAAAGACCCCGTTATTAACTTTGCACAACTTACACAAACTGATGGAACATTTTTAGTTTCTCGGGAAAAGATTGATAATTTTTCATGGGATGATTTAAAAGGGAGCACATTCTTAGGCATGAGAAAAGGCGGAATGCCGCAAATGGTAGGAGAATTTGTTTTACGTAAACATGGCATTGATCCTCATAATGATATGACCTTAATTCAAAATATTGAATATGCGAATGTTCCTAATGCCTTTGCTTCTGGGACAGGGGATTTTGTACAATTATTCGAACCAGTGGCTAGTATGTTTGAAGAGCAAGGAATTGGCCATATTGTAGCTTCTTTTGGGGAAGAGTCTGGTCATGTTCCGTATACAGTATTTATGGCAAAACAAAGTTATTTAACGGATAACGAAGAGGCGATGAAGAAGTTCACAAAAGCGATTTATAAAGCTCAAAAGTGGGTTGAGTCACATAGTGCTGAAGAAATTGCCAAAGTTATTGCTCCTTATTTTGAAGACACAGAACTTTCTTTAATTGAAACTGTCACTGCAAATTATAAAAATCAAGGTTCATTTGCCACAGACCCTATTTTAGATGAAGAAGAATGGGAAAACTTGCAAAATATTATGGACCAATCAGGAGAGCTTCCAAAGCAAGTAGATTATAAAACGTTAGTAAACACAAAAATTGCAAAAGAAGTAATGAAGAAATAG
- a CDS encoding ABC transporter ATP-binding protein, which yields MSFLQCKSVSHAYVSKHDTKLVLKEINLGIDEGEFISFIGPSGCGKTTLLSIISGLLNQTDGDVILENDVISKPNDKIGYMLQQDYLFPWKTIEENILIGLKIRNKLKEKNKQYALDLLKEMNLAEVINKYPGELSGGMRQRAALVRTLATKPKLLLLDEPFSALDFQTKLKLENLVFDTLKSRNKTAILVTHDIGEAIAMSDRIYCLSANPGKISSIFDIPKELRTLSPFEARHHKKYAELFQTVWQEMDRLEN from the coding sequence TTGTCATTTCTTCAATGCAAATCAGTAAGTCATGCTTATGTTTCAAAACATGACACAAAGCTTGTTCTTAAGGAAATAAACCTAGGTATTGATGAGGGAGAATTCATCTCCTTCATCGGCCCTAGTGGCTGCGGAAAAACGACATTACTATCTATTATTTCAGGTCTTTTAAATCAAACGGATGGAGACGTAATTTTAGAAAATGATGTAATTAGTAAACCGAATGATAAAATTGGCTACATGCTTCAACAAGATTATCTATTTCCTTGGAAAACGATTGAAGAGAATATACTAATTGGCCTTAAAATTAGAAATAAACTTAAAGAGAAAAATAAACAATATGCACTCGATTTGTTAAAAGAAATGAATTTAGCAGAAGTAATAAATAAATATCCAGGTGAACTGTCTGGAGGGATGAGGCAACGTGCTGCTCTAGTACGTACATTAGCAACAAAACCAAAGCTTCTTCTTTTAGATGAACCCTTTTCCGCACTAGATTTTCAAACTAAATTAAAGCTTGAAAATTTAGTCTTTGACACATTAAAAAGTAGAAATAAAACTGCAATTTTAGTAACACATGACATCGGAGAAGCAATTGCAATGAGTGACCGAATCTATTGTTTAAGCGCCAACCCAGGAAAAATTTCCTCTATTTTTGATATTCCTAAAGAACTTAGGACCCTTTCTCCTTTTGAGGCAAGACATCATAAAAAATATGCAGAGCTTTTTCAAACTGTTTGGCAGGAGATGGATCGTCTTGAAAACTGA
- a CDS encoding ABC transporter permease, producing the protein MKTERLLQLQKSYVKKLRKEKHFILLMQFVIFLSFFALWELSSTLHWIDPLLFSKPSKIISLFFEKLAEGTMLTHVGVTLLETIFGFLLGTSIGTILAAILWSSNLFAKVSDPYLVILNAMPKVALGPILIVSFGPGYVSIIAMGAIISVIITTLVVYSAFNNVDENYVKVMKTFGATKWQCFKEVILPNCFPTIISTLKVNVGLSWVGVIVGEFLVSQKGLGYLIIYGFQVFNFTLVLLSLIIIAVFATLMYKLVEVVEHKLIKNHSNS; encoded by the coding sequence TTGAAAACTGAAAGATTATTACAACTTCAAAAGTCTTATGTGAAAAAACTACGTAAAGAAAAACACTTTATTTTACTCATGCAATTTGTTATTTTCTTAAGTTTTTTTGCGTTATGGGAATTAAGTTCAACATTGCATTGGATTGATCCGCTACTTTTTAGTAAACCATCAAAAATTATTAGTTTATTTTTTGAGAAATTAGCAGAAGGTACTATGCTAACACATGTTGGAGTTACGTTACTCGAAACGATATTTGGCTTCTTATTAGGAACATCTATCGGGACTATACTTGCTGCAATTCTTTGGTCTTCCAATCTATTTGCAAAAGTATCTGATCCATATTTAGTTATTTTAAATGCGATGCCAAAAGTAGCTTTAGGCCCTATTTTAATTGTTTCATTTGGCCCAGGCTATGTTTCTATTATTGCAATGGGCGCTATTATTTCGGTAATTATTACAACTCTAGTCGTGTATTCAGCATTTAATAATGTCGATGAAAACTATGTAAAAGTGATGAAAACATTTGGCGCAACAAAGTGGCAATGTTTTAAAGAGGTAATTCTACCAAATTGTTTCCCGACAATTATTTCTACACTTAAAGTAAATGTCGGCTTATCATGGGTCGGAGTTATTGTTGGAGAGTTTCTCGTCTCACAAAAAGGACTCGGATATTTAATTATTTATGGGTTCCAAGTATTTAATTTCACTCTAGTTTTACTAAGTTTAATCATCATTGCTGTGTTTGCAACTTTAATGTACAAATTAGTGGAAGTTGTTGAACATAAATTAATAAAAAACCATTCAAACTCTTAA
- the ytkD gene encoding RNA deprotection pyrophosphohydrolase, with translation MKRFTFNDYYNNEVQLAFENHPFSKLPKHVWVICTYNNQWLLTLHPRRGIEFPGGKVEKGETAKEAAIREVFEETGASVDDIHYVAQYRVNGKAGMIIKNVYFANIKKLEKQDSYFETEGPVILERLPDNIKQQRTFSFMMKDDVLVKSLHFIKEQGLLTFE, from the coding sequence ATGAAAAGATTTACGTTCAATGATTATTATAATAATGAAGTGCAATTAGCTTTTGAAAATCATCCGTTCTCAAAACTGCCAAAACACGTCTGGGTAATTTGTACATATAACAACCAGTGGCTACTGACGCTGCATCCACGAAGAGGTATTGAGTTTCCAGGAGGAAAAGTAGAGAAAGGTGAAACAGCTAAAGAAGCAGCAATAAGAGAGGTTTTTGAAGAAACTGGCGCATCAGTCGATGACATTCATTATGTTGCACAATATCGTGTAAATGGTAAAGCAGGCATGATAATAAAAAATGTGTACTTTGCTAATATAAAAAAATTAGAAAAGCAGGATTCATACTTTGAGACTGAAGGTCCTGTAATACTTGAACGGTTACCAGACAATATTAAACAACAAAGAACTTTTAGTTTTATGATGAAAGATGACGTATTAGTGAAAAGTTTACATTTTATAAAAGAACAAGGTCTTCTAACATTTGAATAG
- the abbA gene encoding antirepressor AbbA, with protein MEKTKNDLLLSETEKDLLLEVLISQNYVKELVSCEITDIECGVKKTEEARIKKLNDLFDRIVDAGL; from the coding sequence GTGGAAAAAACAAAAAATGATTTGTTACTATCAGAGACAGAAAAAGATTTACTGCTTGAAGTATTAATTTCTCAAAATTATGTAAAAGAACTTGTCAGCTGTGAGATAACAGATATTGAATGTGGAGTCAAAAAGACAGAAGAAGCTCGTATAAAAAAACTAAATGATTTGTTTGACAGAATCGTAGATGCAGGACTTTAA
- a CDS encoding trimeric intracellular cation channel family protein produces the protein MTWDVLNIIGTIAFALSGAFVAIEEKYDLLGIYVLGLVTAFGGGVIRNLLIGVPVTTLWEQELLLKLALLAMTIVFLLPASLLSSWKRLLIFFDAIGLAAFAVQGALHAKAMNLPISAIMIAAMLTGIGGGIIRDILAGRKPLVLREETYAIWAILAGFLIGIEVVNSSNSLHLYLLALLVICLRLLAVKYNWRLPRRSFS, from the coding sequence TTGACTTGGGACGTTTTAAATATAATAGGAACTATCGCTTTTGCCCTAAGTGGAGCATTCGTTGCAATTGAAGAAAAGTATGATTTACTCGGAATATATGTGTTAGGCCTTGTAACTGCCTTTGGCGGTGGTGTCATAAGAAATTTATTGATTGGAGTACCTGTAACGACATTATGGGAACAGGAACTATTATTAAAGCTTGCATTACTAGCAATGACGATTGTATTCTTACTACCTGCTAGTCTATTATCATCATGGAAAAGATTACTTATTTTCTTTGATGCAATCGGATTAGCAGCTTTTGCTGTTCAAGGTGCATTACATGCAAAAGCTATGAATTTACCAATAAGCGCAATTATGATTGCCGCTATGCTTACAGGTATTGGTGGAGGTATTATTCGAGATATTTTAGCTGGTAGAAAGCCATTGGTGTTACGTGAGGAAACATATGCTATTTGGGCAATATTGGCTGGTTTTCTGATTGGGATTGAAGTAGTAAATAGTAGTAATTCACTTCATTTATACCTTTTAGCTTTGCTTGTCATTTGTTTAAGGTTACTAGCGGTAAAATACAATTGGCGTTTACCAAGGCGCTCATTTTCATAA
- a CDS encoding IDEAL domain-containing protein yields the protein MKNDQPNQNLVQVKEPTEEVLNALYATIFLEHCVFTSNKESIEQSIEKALEERDKDAFLMYTDQLNAFMANYENGLKITENGFEFLVFFCKKKDHDF from the coding sequence ATGAAAAACGATCAGCCGAATCAAAACTTAGTTCAAGTGAAAGAACCGACCGAAGAAGTGTTAAACGCTTTATATGCAACGATATTTTTAGAACATTGTGTTTTTACAAGTAATAAAGAATCTATTGAACAATCCATTGAAAAGGCACTAGAAGAACGCGACAAAGACGCATTTTTAATGTATACAGATCAACTAAATGCCTTTATGGCAAATTATGAGAACGGCCTGAAAATTACAGAAAATGGTTTTGAATTTCTCGTATTTTTCTGCAAGAAAAAAGATCATGACTTTTAA